In Primulina eburnea isolate SZY01 chromosome 3, ASM2296580v1, whole genome shotgun sequence, one DNA window encodes the following:
- the LOC140827919 gene encoding E3 ubiquitin-protein ligase MIEL1 → MLMEGASKDRLTFGKMGYGCKHYRRRCKIRTPCCNEVYDCRHCHNEEANMLRNVFDRHEVVRYDVKQVICSVCDTEQPVARVCTNCGVNMGEYFCKVCKFFDDDIDKGLFHCDDCGICRIGGRENFFHCNKCGSCYSVSLRNNHLCVENSMRHHCPICYEYLFDSLKDTAVMKCGHTMHCECYHEMIKREKYCCPICSRSIMDMSRAWEMIDEEIESTVMPDEYRHKKVWILCNDCNDTTEVNFHIIGQKCSHCGSYNTRTIAPPVLPQ, encoded by the exons GTGCAAGCATTATAGAAGAAGATGCAAGATTCGAACTCCATGCTGCAACGAAGTCTATGATTGTCGCCACTGCCACAATGAAGAAGCG AATATGCTGCGTAATGTTTTTGATCGCCATGAAGTAGTCCGGTACGATGTGAAGCAA GTTATTTGTTCTGTTTGTGACACAGAGCAGCCC GTTGCGCGTGTTTGTACAAATTGTGGCGTAAACATGGGAGAATACTTTTGCAAAGTGTGCAAATTTTTTGATGATGAT ATAGACAAAGGACTATTTCATTGTGATGACTGTGGAATCTGCAG AATTGGTGGTCGCGAGAACTTCTTTCACTGCAACAAATGTG GGTCGTGTTATTCAGTTAGTTTACGGAACAATCACTTGTGCGTGGAGAACTCCATGAGGCATCATTGTCCGATATGCTACGAG TATCTGTTCGACTCATTGAAAGACACGGCTGTCATGAAATGTGGACACACGATGCATTGTGAATGTTACCATGAGATGATAAAGCGTGAGAA GTACTGCTGCCCAATATGCTCAAGATCCATCATGGATATGTCCCGAGCATGGGAGATGATAGACGAGGAG ATTGAATCAACTGTCATGCCAGATGAATACAGACACAAGAAG GTTTGGATTCTTTGTAACGACTGCAACGACACTACCGAGGTTAACTTCCACATAATTGGACAAAAATGCAGCCATTGTGGATCATACAATACACGCACAATCGCGCCTCCAGTTCTTCCACAGTAA
- the LOC140828583 gene encoding uncharacterized protein — MSSKHFLPLALLLICLGLESPPVAAALRHHLLPHISHIQRTSDLQETTLIQKACHGLGDYESDCLSTLQSSAPHQKNDPNGLAFFILRFVEDRAANLSFKIKKFAATPYLPPTLQSALSECMDQYNPVDDLIEDAINAVLANVYSDAEKFMDAAIANIVSCDSQIKSFHSDDDKSGEEHVRIAKDVSESNAFFRNMLFAAFNILRKD; from the exons ATGTCTTCCAAGCACTTCTTGCCATTGGCGTTGCTCCTCATTTGCCTTGGCCTCGAGTCTCCTCCGGTCGCTGCAGCCCTTCGCCACCACCTTCTCCCCCATATCAGCCACATCCAAAGAACCTCCGACCTCCAAGAAACCACTCTCATTCAAAAGGCGTGCCACGGTTTAGGCGATTATGAATCGGATTGCTTATCCACCCTGCAATCCTCGGCTCCCCATCAAAAAAATGACCCCAATGGATTGGCTTTCTTCATTCTCAG GTTCGTGGAAGATCGGGCAGCCAATCTCTCATTCAAGATAAAAAAATTCGCCGCGACTCCATATCTTCCTCCAACTCTTCAATCCGCGCTGAGCGAGTGCATGGATCAGTACAATCCCGTGGATGATCTGATCGAGGACGCGATCAATGCAGTGCTGGCGAACGTATATTCCGACGCTGAGAAGTTCATGGACGCCGCGATCGCAAACATCGTGTCTTGCGATTCTCAGATCAAATCCTTCCATTCCGACGACGATAAATCGGGGGAAGAACACGTCCGAATCGCCAAAGATGTGAGTGAGAGCAATGCTTTCTTTAGAAACATGCTGTTTGCTGCTTTCAACATTCTCAGAAAAGATTGA
- the LOC140827920 gene encoding uncharacterized protein → MSCRSMFQIQGKQSLPVSLPKTHEQERHLRLSSSAAASYAFRRSKNSGISFSKDAQIFMASANHPGLRVTSAETTLTSPSTSITNTGWSEFAERVSGEWDGFRADFTLEGKPVELPESVVPEAYREWEVKVFDWQTQCPTLAHFNHSVPYFMYKAIKLLPTVGCEADAATRYSVQERIVTPPHHSAFAYQSSGCYVSVWPISKDEIKSVNEVLELEHCLIDPRDKESRVRVIQDLRFNNSELRLQNIKVFVEQWYGPFRNGDQLGGCAISNYAFATTQPLSGSKVTGSWQGVGGIAAFHNPQKMIQQLGDEYLCKSIRDEGDLVLLPKNLWCSIKRGENKETYCEVGWLLDQGQAITSKCTFSSAAEVMEIAIAVETATSV, encoded by the exons ATGAGCTGCCGGTCGATGTTCCAGATTCAGGGTAAGCAATCGCTTCCGGTGTCACTGCCGAAAACTCATGAGCAGGAGCGCCACTTGAGGCTTTCTTCGTCCGCAGCAGCATCATACGCCTTCCGCCGTTCCAAGAACAGCGGAATTTCCTTCAGCAA GGATGCTCAAATTTTTATGGCTTCGGCCAATCACCCTGGCCTACGAGTAACTTCTGCGGAAACAACATTAACTAGTCCTAGCACTAGCATCACCAACACTG GTTGGTCAGAATTTGCCGAACGAGTGTCCGGTGAGTGGGATGGATTTAGAGCGGATTTCACCTTGGAGGGGAAGCCTGTTGAATTGCCAGAATCAGTGGTCCCAGAGGCTTACAGAGAATGGGAGGTTAAGGTTTTCGACTGGCAAACCCAATGTCCAACTCTTGCTCACTTCAATCATAGCGTCCCGTATTTCATGTACAAAGCCATTAAGCTTCTTCCCACTGTTGGATGTGAAGCTGATGCCGCTACCAGGTACAGTGTGCAAGAAAGGATTGTAACTCCACCCCATCATTCTGCCTTTGCTTATCAATCTAGTGGATGTTATGTTTCTGTGTGGCCCATTTCCAAGGACGAGATTAAAAGTGTGAATGAAGTATTGGAGTTGGAGCACTGCTTGATTGATCCTAGGGACAAAGAGTCTCGAGTGAGGGTCATTCAAGACCTTCGGTTTAATAACTCTGAGTTGAGGTTGCAGAATATAAAGGTGTTTGTTGAGCAATGGTATGGCCCCTTTAGAAATGGTGATCAACTAGGTGGATGTGCTATAAGCAATTATGCTTTTGCCACTACACAGCCCTTGAGTGGTTCAAAAGTTACCGGGTCTTGGCAAGGGGTCGGTGGTATCGCCGCATTCCATAATCCTCAAAAA ATGATCCAACAACTCGGGGATGAATATTTATGCAAGTCAATTAGAGATGAAGGAGACCTCGTATTGCTGCCAAAAAATCTTTGGTGTTCAATCAAGAGAGGAGAAAACAAGGAAACTTATTGTGAAGTTGGCTGGTTGTTGGATCAAGGACAAGCCATCACCTCAAAATGCACCTTTTCAAGTGCTGCGGAGGTCATG GAAATCGCTATAGCAGTTGAAACTGCTACTTCCGTGTAG
- the LOC140828584 gene encoding acyl carrier protein 1, chloroplastic-like produces the protein MASFAASIVNISPVSCSFKQNQVSNLRKASISFSGKGFLNWKSPALRFRVSCAAKPETVNKVCEIVRKQLALPADRDVTGDSKFATLGADSLDTVEIVMGLEEEFGISVEEESAQSITTVQDAADLIEKLMAKN, from the exons ATGGCGTCTTTCGCTGCTTCCATCGTTAACATCTCTCCCGTTTCTTGCTCATTTAAGCAGAATCAG GTCTCAAATCTGAGGAAGGCATCAATTTCGTTCAGTGGAAAGGGCTTCCTGAATTGGAAAAGTCCAGCCCTCCGTTTCCGAGTTTCCTGCGca GCCAAACCAGAAACAGTGAACAAAGTGTGTGAAATTGTGAGAAAGCAACTGGCTCTTCCTGCTGATCGTGACGTCACTGGAGACTCAAAGTTTGCAACACTTGGTGCTGATTCTCTTGACACG GTTGAGATAGTGATGGGGCTCGAGGAGGAATTCGGAATAAGCGTGGAGGAAGAAAGTGCCCAGAGTATCACCACCGTTCAAGATGCTGCAGATCTCATAGAGAAACTCATGGCGAAAAATTGA